A window of Bacillus spongiae contains these coding sequences:
- a CDS encoding GntR family transcriptional regulator has product MDHELTSNKPIFQQIADKIESGILDESISEGDRVPSTNEIAKHYQINPATAAKGMNLLVEEGVIFKKRGIGMFVAEGAKEIVLEKRKKVFYESYMIPLKKEAHKIGITKDELQFLLAKED; this is encoded by the coding sequence ATGGATCATGAATTAACGTCCAATAAGCCAATTTTTCAACAAATTGCAGATAAGATTGAGTCAGGTATTCTAGATGAGTCTATCTCTGAAGGGGATCGAGTACCATCGACCAATGAAATTGCCAAGCATTATCAAATTAATCCAGCAACTGCAGCCAAAGGAATGAACCTACTTGTCGAGGAAGGTGTTATTTTTAAAAAAAGGGGGATAGGAATGTTTGTGGCGGAAGGCGCGAAAGAAATCGTACTAGAAAAAAGAAAAAAGGTTTTTTATGAAAGCTATATGATTCCATTGAAAAAAGAGGCCCATAAAATTGGTATTACGAAGGACGAACTCCAATTCTTACTTGCCAAGGAGGATTAG